In Pseudomonas sp. PDM14, a genomic segment contains:
- a CDS encoding cation diffusion facilitator family transporter translates to MSSCEKSCGCSSASAATETAAMSSTEGGWVSNFSVPKMDCPSEERMIRLALNGLPELNSLSFDLANRQVRAFHEGSVEQIASKLESLGLGATLLGTQPASRESASANSASEELTASKEASTLKILLGINGAMFVTEMTAGLIAQSAGLVADSLDMFADAAVYGLALYAVGRSVQLQVRAAHLAGLLQIVLALGVLGEVVRRFFYGSEPESMLMLGVGLVALVANVSCLLLIYGHREGGAHMKASWIFSANDVLANIGVIAAGALVAWTGSPYPDLVIGTVVGLFVLNGARRILALKG, encoded by the coding sequence ATGAGCTCTTGTGAGAAGTCCTGTGGCTGTAGTTCTGCTTCGGCAGCCACTGAAACAGCAGCCATGTCTTCGACTGAAGGAGGCTGGGTCAGTAATTTTTCTGTGCCCAAGATGGATTGCCCTTCCGAAGAGCGAATGATTCGGCTCGCACTAAATGGCTTGCCTGAACTCAATTCGTTGTCCTTTGACCTGGCTAACAGGCAGGTCCGCGCGTTTCATGAAGGATCGGTGGAGCAGATTGCCAGCAAGCTGGAGTCGCTTGGCCTGGGCGCAACGCTGCTAGGTACTCAACCGGCCAGCCGGGAGTCCGCTTCGGCCAATAGTGCCAGTGAAGAGCTAACTGCTTCGAAAGAGGCCAGCACGCTGAAAATCCTGCTCGGCATCAATGGTGCGATGTTTGTCACCGAAATGACCGCCGGGTTAATCGCTCAGTCGGCTGGCTTGGTTGCCGACTCTCTCGACATGTTTGCCGATGCGGCCGTGTATGGACTAGCTCTCTACGCGGTCGGCCGCAGCGTGCAGTTGCAAGTACGCGCAGCCCATCTGGCAGGCCTCCTTCAAATCGTATTGGCTCTGGGCGTACTCGGGGAAGTGGTTCGGCGCTTCTTCTACGGCAGTGAACCAGAGTCGATGCTGATGTTAGGGGTGGGCCTAGTCGCACTAGTGGCAAACGTCAGCTGCCTCTTGCTGATCTATGGCCACCGCGAAGGTGGTGCCCACATGAAAGCGAGCTGGATCTTCTCAGCCAACGATGTGCTCGCGAATATCGGTGTGATCGCTGCTGGGGCATTGGTTGCCTGGACAGGTTCTCCCTACCCCGACTTGGTCATTGGTACTGTCGTAGGGCTCTTCGTACTGAACGGTGCGCGCCGCATACTGGCTTTGAAAGGCTGA
- a CDS encoding methyltransferase family protein produces the protein MGALENRVPPPLVATLIGILMGVSIRYLPGFELSLGWRLASALPVLLLGLGLCLSGVLSFHRARTTVNPLRPEKASALVDGGIYRYTRNPMYLGFATVLAAWSLALASPLAMFGVVAFVLYMNRFQIAPEERALATLFGEEFYRYRMRVRRWL, from the coding sequence ATGGGTGCATTGGAAAACCGAGTTCCGCCGCCCTTGGTCGCTACCCTCATCGGAATATTGATGGGGGTAAGCATTCGCTATCTACCTGGCTTCGAGCTGAGCCTTGGATGGCGTCTGGCCTCGGCTCTACCGGTGCTGTTACTCGGGCTTGGTCTATGCCTCTCCGGCGTATTGTCGTTCCATCGTGCTCGCACCACGGTCAACCCGCTACGCCCGGAGAAGGCCTCAGCCCTGGTCGATGGCGGTATCTACCGATACACCCGCAACCCCATGTATCTCGGCTTCGCTACCGTTCTAGCGGCTTGGTCTCTAGCACTTGCTTCACCGCTAGCAATGTTCGGTGTGGTTGCCTTCGTGCTGTATATGAACCGCTTCCAGATCGCTCCCGAGGAGCGAGCCCTGGCGACGCTGTTTGGCGAAGAGTTTTACCGCTACCGCATGCGGGTGCGACGCTGGCTCTGA
- a CDS encoding arsenate reductase ArsC codes for MAYKSSVLFVCVANAARSQLAEALLRHTDSEHFEAFSAGTEPGGVDQRTIEALEHLGVSTVGLRSKSIDEFEGKRFDYVITLCDKSALECQALPGAGEVLAWNFEDPVTSTKPEAFRHTLHEIHERIKMFVLVKTKR; via the coding sequence ATGGCCTACAAAAGCAGCGTGCTGTTCGTGTGTGTGGCAAATGCCGCCCGGTCTCAGCTGGCCGAGGCGCTCCTGCGGCACACCGATTCTGAGCATTTCGAGGCATTCAGTGCGGGCACCGAACCAGGTGGCGTCGATCAGCGGACCATCGAGGCATTGGAGCACTTGGGTGTGAGTACTGTGGGCCTGCGCAGCAAGTCCATCGATGAGTTCGAGGGTAAGCGCTTCGACTACGTCATCACCCTGTGCGACAAGTCGGCGCTGGAGTGCCAAGCGCTTCCCGGTGCTGGTGAGGTTCTCGCGTGGAACTTTGAAGACCCGGTTACGAGCACCAAGCCGGAAGCATTCCGCCACACGCTCCATGAGATCCATGAGCGCATCAAGATGTTCGTCCTAGTGAAAACCAAACGCTGA
- a CDS encoding metalloregulator ArsR/SmtB family transcription factor — MAESLTPTTVFKCLADETRVRAMMLIVQEGELCVCELTCALDESQPKISRHLAQLRTCGLLEDRRQGQWVYYRLHPELPEWVVQILQTTHAANRNLLGGDAQRLQQMGDRPERAASCC; from the coding sequence ATGGCTGAGTCCCTAACTCCCACCACTGTTTTCAAATGCTTGGCTGACGAGACGCGTGTCCGCGCCATGATGCTGATCGTGCAAGAGGGCGAGCTTTGCGTGTGCGAGCTGACCTGCGCGCTCGATGAGAGTCAGCCCAAAATTTCTCGCCATCTAGCCCAGCTGCGTACCTGCGGGCTGCTTGAGGATCGCCGCCAAGGCCAATGGGTGTACTACCGCCTACACCCTGAGCTGCCTGAGTGGGTCGTGCAGATCCTCCAGACCACGCACGCGGCGAACCGCAACCTGCTGGGTGGCGACGCTCAACGTTTGCAGCAAATGGGTGATCGCCCAGAGCGTGCAGCAAGCTGCTGCTAA